Part of the Bacteriovorax stolpii genome, GACCGATAACTTTTTATTTGTCTTCTTATTAGTCGGAGTCATTGTCATTGTTGGCGCATTGACATTTTTTCCGGCATTAAGCCTAGGGCCAATCATTGAGCAAATCATGTTTATCCAAGAGAAAACTTTTTAAAACGAGACTTATATGAAACAGAAAATCTTAACGAAAGAAATTTATATGCAGGCGATAGGTGACTCTTTTAAAAAGATGAACCCTAAAACCCTGATAAAAAATCCAGTCATTTTTATTACTGGACTAGGTGCCCTGATCACAACCTTCACCCTTGTCGCTCACGGCTTCAATTGGTTTGAATTCCAGATTTCCATCTGGCTTTGGTTCACAGTTTTATTTGCCAACTTCTCTGAAGCGATTGCTGAAGGAAAAGGAAAGGCCCAGGCGGAATCCTTGAGAAAATCTCGCACACACGCTGTTGCGAGACTCCTAAAAAATAAAGTGGAAACAAAGATCAATGCCACTGAATTAAGAAAAGGGGATCTAGTGGTTTGTGAGGCCAACGACATCATCCCGGCCGACGGGGAAATCATTGAAGGTTTAGCTTCAGTTGATGAATCAGCGATTACTGGTGAATCAGCACCAGTTGTCCGCGAAAGTGGAGGAGACAGAAGTGCGGTGACTGGTGGGACGAGAGTTCTGAGTGATCGCATTGTCGTTAAAATCTCAGTTGACCCGGGAGAAGGCTTCTTAGACCGTATGATTTCTCTGGTTGAAGGTGCAAGTAGACAAAAAACTCCCAATGAAATTGCCCTTTCACTTTTATTAACGGCACTAACTTTAGTTTTCCTGGCCGCAGTCGTAACCTTAAAGTTTTTTGCTGATTACGCAGGAGAATCAGTTTCCATTCCGGTTTTAGTGTCTCTTTTAATCTGTTTGATTCCAACAACGATTGGAGGCTTACTCAGTGCGATTGGGATTTCTGGGATGGATCGTCTCATCCAAAAAAATGTCATCGCTCTTAGTGGGCGCGCGGTTGAAGCTGCCGGGGATATCGACATTCTTCTTCTCGATAAAACAGGGACCATCACTTACGGAAACCGCATGGCCAGTGAATTGATCGCTGCCCCTAATATCGGTGAAAAAGAAATGTATCGACTTTCATACTTAGCTTCAATGAGTGATGACACTCCAGAAGGGAAGTCGATCATCGAGTTTGCAAAAAATAAATACAGTGAGCTTGAGTCATTAAGTCTTGCCCCCGACAGAGAGTTTGTTGCTTTCACGGCACAAACCAGAATGAGCGGGATCAATATGAATGGCGGCAAAACCCAAATCAGAAAAGGGGCCGTTGATGCCATTGAAAAATTTGTCGTCTCTCTTGGCGGGCAAATGCCAGAGGCCATCGTACGCGCCAGCGAAAATATCGCAAGGGCCGGTGGAACACCTCTCGTTGTTTGTGAGAACGAGCACGTCTTTGGTGTGGTTTATTTAAAAGATGTCGTTAAAAATGGCATCCGTGAAAGATTCGCTGAACTTCGTCGCATGGGAATTAAAACAATCATGATCACTGGAGATAACCCTTTAACGGCCGCTTCCATTGCTGCTGAAGCAGGTGTCGATGATTTCATGGCCCAGGCAACACCTGAGATGAAATTAAAGCGCATCAGAGAAGAACAGGAAAAAGGCCACCTGGTGGCGATGACTGGGGATGGAACTAACGATGCGCCGGCCCTGGCGCAAGCCGATGTCGGAGTGGCGATGAATACCGGGACTCAAGCGGCCCGCGAAGCAGGTAACATGATTGACCTCGACAGCAACCCAACGAAGCTCATTGAGATCGTTGAAACAGGAAAACAAATCCTCATGACCAGAGGAAGCTTAACAACTTTCAGTATCGCTAATGATGTGGCCAAATACTTTGCGATTATCCCGGCACTCTTTGCTGGTCTTTATGCCGTCCACCACAACGATGGACCACTTTCTATTTTAAACGTCATGAAGCTTGGAACTCCCGAGTCGGCGATTTTAAGTGCTGTTATCTTTAATGCCCTGGTGATCGTGGCGTTAATTCCTCTGGCCTTAAGAGGAGTCGCTTACCGCTCTGTCGGAGCAAGAGCTTTACTGCAAAGAAATATTTTAATTTACGGAGTTGGTGGTCTCATCACTCCATTTATCGGCATCAAGCTTATTGATATGCTGATTAGTGCTTTTTAAGAGGGACTTATGAAATTAATAAGACAATCAATTCTATGTTTTGCTGTTATGACCGTGATTCTCGGTGGCGTGTATCCAGCGGTGGTTATGGGGATTGCTCAAACCTTTTTTCACGACAAGGCCAATGGGAGTTTCCTGAGTGTAGACCACCAAAAAGTGGGTTCAGAACTTATCGCACAGGAGTTTACTCAAGAGAAATTCTTTTGGGCCAGACCTTCGGCGGCCGGTTACAACGGCTCAGCGTCTACAGGCTCTAACTATGCACTTATAAACAAGGACCATCAAAAAGCTGTTGCTGAACGCAAGGCTCAAGGATTGGACTTCGATCTTTTGACGACTTCTGGAAGTGGTCTTGACCCGCACATTACACCTAGGGCCGCTTATCTACAGGTTCCAAGAATTGCCAAGTCTCGCGGTATTGATGAAGACGCTCTTAATCAAATGGTGAAAGATGCGATTGAAGAAAGACAGTTTGGACTCCTAGGAGAAGAGAGAGTAAATGTGTTATTGTTGAACATGAAATTGGAGAACATCATCGATGAACGATAATGGTGAGCGCCCGAATCCCGAGATGCTCTTAAAGGCCATCAACCGCCTGGAGACATCAACTGTCAGAGGAAAACTTAGAATTTTTCTAGGAATGTGCCCTGGCGTGGGAAAAACCTACGCCATGTTAAAAACCGGCATCGAGAGGGCCAACCGCGGGGATAAAGTTTTTATCGGGGTTGTGGAAACTCACGGGCGTATTGAAACGGAAGTGATCACCAATCACATTCAAAAAATCCCGCGTTTAAAAGTCGAGCACAAAAATACCATTGTCGAAGAAATGGACCTGGAAGAAGTCCTGCGCTTAAAACCTGACCTGGTTTTAGTAGATGAGCTTGCTCATACCAATATCGGGTCGATGAGACATAAAAAGCGCTACCAGGACATTCAAGAGATTTTAAATCACGGTATTGATGTTTATACGACTGTTAATATCCAGCACATTGAAAGTATCAAAGACTCAGTGTTAAAAATCACAGGAGTCAACGTCAGAGAGACTGTGCCTGATTTCTTTTTTGATCTCGCTGATCAAGTCGAAATCGTCGATCTTTCTCCCGATGAACTTTTACTTCGCTTAAAAGAAGGAAAGGTGTATCTCGGTGATAGAGCAGAAAGAGCGGCAGAAAATTTTTTTAAGATTGAACACCTGATTGCTCTGCGCGAGCTGGCCCTGCGATACATTGCTCAGAAAGTTGACCACGACCTGCAAGACCAGATGGTTTTAAAAGGTTTAAGCGGTCCATGGAAAACCAATGAAAAATTACTGGTAGGGATTAGTCACAGTCCGCACTCGGAAAGACTCATCCGTGCGACAAGAAGAATGGCTTCACTCATTGATTGCCCATGGTACGCGCTTTATGTCCAAACAGGGGAGACTCTGAATGAAGCCGATCAAAAACAATTAAGAACGAACATCGATATGGTTCAGGACTTGGGTGGAGAGCTGATTACCAGCATGGACACCGATATTCTCAATGCCATCAGAAGAACGTGCCACGATAAGCACATCACTCAGATTCTCCTCGGGCGCCCTGATAAGAGATTGTTTAAAGATCTTTTCCAGCGCGGGAACCTGCTTGATCGTTTAGTGAATTCAAAAAGTGAAGTGGACATTCATGTGATCAGGTCGGAGAGACTTCCGGTTTACACCGGTCTTTCCTCTAAAATTTTAAGGCATATCCCTAAATTCACCTCTTCACTTTATAGTTACTATGGCGCAAGCTGGATGATGCTTGGGCTCTCTGTCGTCGGTTACGGGCTTTCTCCTTTTATGGGATACCGTTCGATGGGATCGCTCTTTTTAGTAGCGATGCTTTTTTTCTCAACTTTTTTAACCAGAGGACCACTGATTTACTGTGCGTTCTTAAGTGCTTTCATCTGGAACTTCTTTTTCATTCCACCGCAGTTTACTTTTAACATCCAGGCCAAAGAAGACATCCTGATGGTTATTACGTATTTTATTGCTGCTTTAGTTGGCGGAATGCTTACCTCTAAAATTAAAAAGCAGGAAGAAATCCTAGAGAGAAGAGAAAAACAAACCCGCTCCCTTTATGAATTCACTAAAGAACTCTCTGGCCAGGGCGATGAAAAGAAAATCATTTCTTTTCTCAAGGGAACCTTGGAAGACCATTTTGGATCAGGGATTAAAATCTTAGTCAGTGACCAGAAAGAAAAAGTCCTGGTGAATAATATACTATTGAATGAAAAAGATTATTCGGTCGCGCTCTGGTCTTACCACCACAATAAAAAAGCAGGCTGGTCGACCGATACGCTTTCGGCCGCGGATTGTATCAGTATGCCGCTTTCAGGGGAAAACAGTGTTCTGGGAACAGTGCTTTTTTACCCAAGCGATAAAAAGAAAATCCTGAGCATTGACCAGGAAGTTCTAATTGATACGCTCATGAAACAGGCCTCACTGGCACTTGAAAGAGTGATCTATGGGAAACAAGTTCATGAGTTAAGACTGGCGGAAGTTTCCAAAAAACTCCATCAGACTCTTTTAAACTCGGTTTCTCACGAGATGAGAACTCCACTGACAGCTTTAATTGGCTCAGCTTCAGCGCTCAAAGAAAAAGCAGTCGGTGAAAATGCAGAAACCAGAGATATCCTGACGTCAGAAATCGTTTCTTCGGCAAAGCGCCTTAACCGGGTTGTAGAGAACTTACTGGATTTAAGCCGACTGGAAAGAGAAGACCTGGCCTTAAAGAAAGAGTGGTTTAGCCTTGAAGATTTTTTCCACGAACTCAAGTCTCAGGCGCAAAACGACTTAGGTGAAGTGAAATTAAGAAGTGAAGGCAACTTAAGTGGTCTGATTGAAGCAGACTTCACCCTTCTTCTGCATTCATTTGCCAATTTAGTTTCTAATTCTGTCCGTTATGCAGGGCCCGAAGCACAAATGACTTTTGTCGTTAATGATAAGGCCGCCAAAGATCATTTTGAGATCTATTTCTATGACAATGGCCCGGGAATTCCTAAAGACTACAAAGAGCAAATCTTTGAAAAGTTCTTCAGGCTTCCTAACTCAAAGGCCGGAGGTCTGGGGTTGGGGCTGGCGATTGTAAAAAGTATTATCGAACTCCATGACGGAAGCATTGAATTGAGTGATACTTATAGTGGAGCTTGTTACAAAATCCAGCTTCCAAAAAAACAGGTGCCTAAAAATTTGGTTAATCAAGAAGCCTAACCAAGAGACTGAATATGAACACCAAAATCCTGGTCGTCGATGACGAAACATCTATCCGCAAATTCCTCAAGGTTTCTCTTGAGGCCAATCAATTTGAAGTGGTGGAGGCCCATAACGGAAATGAAGCTCTTCAGAAAGTGATTGAAGCTCGCCCTGGATTGGTCATTCTCGACCACGGTCTTCCGGATATGAATGGGATTGAAGTGCTAAAAAAGCTTCGTGAGTGGTCGAGTGTCCCGGTGATTTTTCTCACGGTCAGAGACGCTGATGAAGATAAAGTTCAGGCCCTTGATAATGGCGCAGATGACTACCTGACAAAGCCTTTTAGCTTACCGGAGCTGATGGCGAGAATCCGCGTGGCCCTTCGCCATTCAAAAACTGAAGAGACTGAGCCGGTTCTTAACTTTGGAAAACTTTCTTTAAATCAGGCAACACACAAGGTTTCTTACGACAACCATGAATTAAAACTTACCTCAACTGAATACGATCTTTTAAAACTCCTTTTAAAAAATGGAGAAAAGCTCGTTCCTCATCGCATGATCTTAAAAGAAATCTGGGGGCCCAACTCTGTTGAGCACAACCATTACCTAAGAGTGTATTTTGGCCAGATTAGGAAAAAACTTGATCAAGTCCATGAGGGAGCAGGGGAGATTATCGAGAATGAGTCTGGAGTGGGATACAGGCTTAAAAATGTACCCTAGGATTTACATCCTAGGGCAGCTGACTTTCTTATAACTTTCTTCAAATTTCGCGTTTACTTTGATTCCACTTTCATACCATTCAGGTGACTGGTCTGGAGTGTGGCACCCAAGGCACTTGTTTTTGATATTGAACTCGCGGTCCTTCTCGGCCAGTTTTGGTTCGGTGCGAACCGGGTGAGCGTCCTCTTGAGTGTGACAGTTTAAACACTGAACATTGGCAAAATTGCTTTTTACGCCAGCTTTCTTATCCAGAGCAAACCACTTCACAGAAACTTTTTTGATTTCTTCTGGTGGAAGCTTTCTTACTGTTTCCACATGAGCGCCCATCTTCTGCACTTCATCCCAGTAGGTCTTTAATGGTTTGCCTTTAAATGTCACCATGTTCTTTTGAGTCGTATAACCTTTTGGATCGTTTAACCCGAGAGAGTGGCAACCGATACATGAAAGATTGTTTGGTTCTTTCACATTGATTAAGGTCGTGTAGGCAATTGAGTGCGGAGTTTTTTGCCAGAAATCAGTCTGTGGCTTGTGGCATTCAATACAGCTTGCAGCTGTTTTAAACTTTTTTACGTCTTTGTGTATTTCAGCATTTAAAATATCGCTCATTCCCATCTTGGCCTGCTCTTTAATCTGCAGGTCATTCATCTTTGTTTTGTGGTCATCAATAAATGAGCGCATTGGGTTTGGAGTGAGTTTTCTTTCTAGTTCATCGCGGATTTCATGAAGCTCGTAGGTGTCAGTTTGTTTCTTTGAGTTCACATCGATCTTGATGTCGCCAATGTAGTGGTTTTTTGAAAGTGTCTGAACGATCTTCACATTTCCTTCATCAACTGAGTAGCGAAGAAAGCTCTGTGAGTGAGCGCCAATGATCCAGTCAACAAAAGGGTAGGCCTTGGCCAATTCCTTATCCGGGTCAATCCCAGCGTGCGAGAGAATTACTAAACGGTGGTAGTCATTATTTTTTTCATATCCGGCCGCTTTAAGCTCCTCCATAATCCCAGGAAGGGCGTCCGCTGGTTTCATAAAGTAATCAGCGTGAGGACCGTTAAAGACTTCAGGATCAACTAATCCTACTAAGAAAATTTTTGATTTATTTCTTTCAATAACTGCAAACTTTCTGTGCTTGATTAAAGTCTCATCTTTTAGGTTAGCAATTAAGAATTCAAACTTTCTTGTATTGGCAATTCCCTGAAGAAACGCGAGCCCCATTGCAAAGTCCTGATCTCCCGGAAGGTAGTACTTAAGGCCAACTTGCTCTAACCCAAGGGCCAGGTTTTCTCCGGCAAAAGTCAGAGAGTCTTTCATGGTCACTGGAACAACTGATGAGGGAAAAAACGTATCTCCGGTATCAACGTAGATGAGCTCACTGTCCTTTGAGATATCAGCAAAGAGCCCGGCAACTTGCGGAAGACCCCCAAGCGGAAAGTTTCGGCAGCCACATGGGTGAGTTTCACCGCTGATATTGTGAGAGAAGACGATAGAGACTTTCTTTTCGACTGGCGCCTTCACCACCGAGTTCTTATCGACCGTTTCGATAAAGTAAGAACAAGAGGTGAGGGCGAGAAGAGAGAGCAAAAGATATTTTTTCATGATCTATCTCGGAAAATTATTTTTTTAGTTTCTGAGCTTCCTGCGCTTCTTTGCTTTTTGGGAAACGTGAGATCAGCTCATCAAATGTCATATTGGCCTCTTCTTTAGATTTTAGCTGAGAGAACGTTTTTCCCAGGTTTAAAAGGGCCTGAGGAGCGTAGCTTGAGTCTGGGTTGTCGCTGAAAACTTTTGAGAAGTACACTTTAGCACCTTCATAGTTTTTCTGTTTGTACTCAGTCATTCCCAAGTACAGAGTGGCACCTTCGCGGTTTTTCTTGCTGGCCTTTTTGTTTTCAGAAACTTCTTTAAAGATTTCTTTTGCCGAGTCGTATTCTTTTGCACGGAATTTTTTCATTCCGTTATCAAACGTCGCTGGAAGATCTTCGTCTTCCATTTCTACGCTATCTGGATTTACCGCTTTTTTTTTTGAAGACGTCTTTTCAACCGGCTTTTCCGCAAGCGCCTTTAATTTCTCAAGAACTTCTTCGATGTATCCGCTTTGATTGTTAACTTTTTCAGTTAAAGCTTTTAGGTATTCAACTTGTTCTTTGTTTGATTTTTCTAGAACGTTGATACGATCGTTAAGGGCCTGATTGTCTTTAATTGATTGTGAACGAGCGTGGTTCGCTTCTTCAAGTTGCCCTTGAAGTCTTGAAACTTGCTCTTCGATTGATTGGAAGCGAGTATTGCCTGAAGCTGCAGCTTTCTTTGTTTGTTGAACTTCTTCGTTTAACGTTTCAACAGTTCTTTCACGACGGATGTCTTCCTGTGTTTTACAAGCTGAAACAAAAATAACTAGGAATGCACAAATGAGAATTTGAGAACGTTTCATGAATCAATACCTCTTCCAGTGAGTGTAGATAAATAATAGGGTTACCTATAAATTTTCTAACGTCTTCTTCCTAATAGCAACATATTCTGCACGTTCGGAATATTTTTTGGATAGTAGAGCGTATTGTTGGGCTTTATTAAAGTATTTGCGTTTGTATGAGGACTTGGCCTTGAGATAGTAATACTCGGCTTTTCTGTAGAGACCGGGAGCTTTGACATCTGCCTGGGCTTCTTTGGCGGCCATGAAAGCGGTCTGGGCCATGGACATTTCAAGTTTCGGGCGTGTGGTAGTTAAACCACACGCTGAAACTAATAGAACAATAAGAATTAAAGCTAAATTATTTTTCAAAATCTTTTAATTACTTTTCAGTTACTACGAAGTTCGCTCTACGGTTTTTTGACCAAGACTCTTCATCGTGTCCGAAAGATACTGGTTTTTCTTTACCAAGAGAGATGATGCTGATTCTTGAAGAAGCTACACCTTGAGCTACTAAGTAGTCTCTTGTTGCCTTAGCTCTTCTTTCTCCAAGCGCAAGGTTCAATTGAACACTTCCGCGCTCATCACAGTGACCTTCAACTTGAACTCTAACTGATGCATTTGTTTTAAGGAAATCAGCGTTTGCATTTAGTGTATCGCGAGTAGAACCTTCGATAGCTGAAGAGCTGTATCCAAAGTATACAGTTTTAAGAGCACCAGCACGGTTTGAATCAGAGTCACCGTTAAGTTCTAGAGCTACACCAGAGTTGTTCCCATTGTCGATTTGAGAAGAAGTATCTGTACCATCTACACCATCAGTAGGTTTAGTTTTTTTGCTCGCACAAGATGTAAGAGTTAGAGATGCTGCCAAAAGTGTTAATACAAGTACCGATCTGAATTTCATGAAAAAGCTCCTTAATGTTTAAAAAAATCAAAAGATATTCCAAATGATCTTAAAGACAGATATGATTATGCCAACTTTACTGTATATAAGGAAGAAAAAAATGGTCGGAATTCGCGTTTCTATGTTCGCGCTAATTCTTTTTGTTTCTCTCATTTCTCCAATGGGATTTGCAAAAAGTGTCTCTTTAAAAACCATCAATGTCAGCGTTCAATCAGATTACGGAATTCTTCAAGCAGAGATTCACTTTGACGAAAGAGATCTTGATGTTGCGCTCAAAGCGGAACGAGTGATAAAAACAGACCTGATTAAAGCGATCAACTACTTCCAGTATGTCCCTAGAACTATTGTGCATTTCAACGTAGATCCTTACTTAAGGCTGACAAATGGGAATGCGCGCACATTTCCGACTGATATTATCAATCTTTATAAGTTTCCACCTAGCAATAATGAGCACCTTATCGTTATGGAGGATTGGCTTACAGGTCTTATCTTTCACGAGTACGTTCACGTCACTCATCTTGATCAAACGAGGGATTTTTTAGAACTAGGTCGAAATATCTTCGGATCAATTGCGAAGTTTCCAGTAATGGTAGTTCCAAGGTGGTTTACAGAGGGGATTGCGGTCTGGGCCGAGTCTCATCTTTCAAAAAATGGTCGATTGAACAATCCTCTTTTTAGAAAAGAATTGTTAATTCAATTCCTGCGCGCTGATTATTGCAAGACGATCGATTGCCTTGATGAGCCAGGTCTTTATCCACATGGGTCTCTGGCCTATTGGGCCGGCGCTCATTTTATGGAGTATATGGAAGAAAAGAAACCGGGGACAATCAAGTGTCTGGTGGAAGAGAACTCTTCAAAAATTCCTTTTCTTCTTAACCGCGTCTTTAGTATTTGTACGGGACAAAATGCAGAAGACTCATTTACAGAATTCCGCGAGCGTTTGATTA contains:
- a CDS encoding multiheme c-type cytochrome, producing MKKYLLLSLLALTSCSYFIETVDKNSVVKAPVEKKVSIVFSHNISGETHPCGCRNFPLGGLPQVAGLFADISKDSELIYVDTGDTFFPSSVVPVTMKDSLTFAGENLALGLEQVGLKYYLPGDQDFAMGLAFLQGIANTRKFEFLIANLKDETLIKHRKFAVIERNKSKIFLVGLVDPEVFNGPHADYFMKPADALPGIMEELKAAGYEKNNDYHRLVILSHAGIDPDKELAKAYPFVDWIIGAHSQSFLRYSVDEGNVKIVQTLSKNHYIGDIKIDVNSKKQTDTYELHEIRDELERKLTPNPMRSFIDDHKTKMNDLQIKEQAKMGMSDILNAEIHKDVKKFKTAASCIECHKPQTDFWQKTPHSIAYTTLINVKEPNNLSCIGCHSLGLNDPKGYTTQKNMVTFKGKPLKTYWDEVQKMGAHVETVRKLPPEEIKKVSVKWFALDKKAGVKSNFANVQCLNCHTQEDAHPVRTEPKLAEKDREFNIKNKCLGCHTPDQSPEWYESGIKVNAKFEESYKKVSCPRM
- the kdpB gene encoding potassium-transporting ATPase subunit KdpB; its protein translation is MKQKILTKEIYMQAIGDSFKKMNPKTLIKNPVIFITGLGALITTFTLVAHGFNWFEFQISIWLWFTVLFANFSEAIAEGKGKAQAESLRKSRTHAVARLLKNKVETKINATELRKGDLVVCEANDIIPADGEIIEGLASVDESAITGESAPVVRESGGDRSAVTGGTRVLSDRIVVKISVDPGEGFLDRMISLVEGASRQKTPNEIALSLLLTALTLVFLAAVVTLKFFADYAGESVSIPVLVSLLICLIPTTIGGLLSAIGISGMDRLIQKNVIALSGRAVEAAGDIDILLLDKTGTITYGNRMASELIAAPNIGEKEMYRLSYLASMSDDTPEGKSIIEFAKNKYSELESLSLAPDREFVAFTAQTRMSGINMNGGKTQIRKGAVDAIEKFVVSLGGQMPEAIVRASENIARAGGTPLVVCENEHVFGVVYLKDVVKNGIRERFAELRRMGIKTIMITGDNPLTAASIAAEAGVDDFMAQATPEMKLKRIREEQEKGHLVAMTGDGTNDAPALAQADVGVAMNTGTQAAREAGNMIDLDSNPTKLIEIVETGKQILMTRGSLTTFSIANDVAKYFAIIPALFAGLYAVHHNDGPLSILNVMKLGTPESAILSAVIFNALVIVALIPLALRGVAYRSVGARALLQRNILIYGVGGLITPFIGIKLIDMLISAF
- a CDS encoding DUF4398 domain-containing protein, encoding MKNNLALILIVLLVSACGLTTTRPKLEMSMAQTAFMAAKEAQADVKAPGLYRKAEYYYLKAKSSYKRKYFNKAQQYALLSKKYSERAEYVAIRKKTLENL
- the pal gene encoding peptidoglycan-associated lipoprotein Pal — translated: MKFRSVLVLTLLAASLTLTSCASKKTKPTDGVDGTDTSSQIDNGNNSGVALELNGDSDSNRAGALKTVYFGYSSSAIEGSTRDTLNANADFLKTNASVRVQVEGHCDERGSVQLNLALGERRAKATRDYLVAQGVASSRISIISLGKEKPVSFGHDEESWSKNRRANFVVTEK
- a CDS encoding tetratricopeptide repeat protein, whose protein sequence is MKRSQILICAFLVIFVSACKTQEDIRRERTVETLNEEVQQTKKAAASGNTRFQSIEEQVSRLQGQLEEANHARSQSIKDNQALNDRINVLEKSNKEQVEYLKALTEKVNNQSGYIEEVLEKLKALAEKPVEKTSSKKKAVNPDSVEMEDEDLPATFDNGMKKFRAKEYDSAKEIFKEVSENKKASKKNREGATLYLGMTEYKQKNYEGAKVYFSKVFSDNPDSSYAPQALLNLGKTFSQLKSKEEANMTFDELISRFPKSKEAQEAQKLKK
- a CDS encoding response regulator, with product MNTKILVVDDETSIRKFLKVSLEANQFEVVEAHNGNEALQKVIEARPGLVILDHGLPDMNGIEVLKKLREWSSVPVIFLTVRDADEDKVQALDNGADDYLTKPFSLPELMARIRVALRHSKTEETEPVLNFGKLSLNQATHKVSYDNHELKLTSTEYDLLKLLLKNGEKLVPHRMILKEIWGPNSVEHNHYLRVYFGQIRKKLDQVHEGAGEIIENESGVGYRLKNVP
- a CDS encoding sensor histidine kinase, encoding MNDNGERPNPEMLLKAINRLETSTVRGKLRIFLGMCPGVGKTYAMLKTGIERANRGDKVFIGVVETHGRIETEVITNHIQKIPRLKVEHKNTIVEEMDLEEVLRLKPDLVLVDELAHTNIGSMRHKKRYQDIQEILNHGIDVYTTVNIQHIESIKDSVLKITGVNVRETVPDFFFDLADQVEIVDLSPDELLLRLKEGKVYLGDRAERAAENFFKIEHLIALRELALRYIAQKVDHDLQDQMVLKGLSGPWKTNEKLLVGISHSPHSERLIRATRRMASLIDCPWYALYVQTGETLNEADQKQLRTNIDMVQDLGGELITSMDTDILNAIRRTCHDKHITQILLGRPDKRLFKDLFQRGNLLDRLVNSKSEVDIHVIRSERLPVYTGLSSKILRHIPKFTSSLYSYYGASWMMLGLSVVGYGLSPFMGYRSMGSLFLVAMLFFSTFLTRGPLIYCAFLSAFIWNFFFIPPQFTFNIQAKEDILMVITYFIAALVGGMLTSKIKKQEEILERREKQTRSLYEFTKELSGQGDEKKIISFLKGTLEDHFGSGIKILVSDQKEKVLVNNILLNEKDYSVALWSYHHNKKAGWSTDTLSAADCISMPLSGENSVLGTVLFYPSDKKKILSIDQEVLIDTLMKQASLALERVIYGKQVHELRLAEVSKKLHQTLLNSVSHEMRTPLTALIGSASALKEKAVGENAETRDILTSEIVSSAKRLNRVVENLLDLSRLEREDLALKKEWFSLEDFFHELKSQAQNDLGEVKLRSEGNLSGLIEADFTLLLHSFANLVSNSVRYAGPEAQMTFVVNDKAAKDHFEIYFYDNGPGIPKDYKEQIFEKFFRLPNSKAGGLGLGLAIVKSIIELHDGSIELSDTYSGACYKIQLPKKQVPKNLVNQEA
- the kdpC gene encoding potassium-transporting ATPase subunit KdpC: MKLIRQSILCFAVMTVILGGVYPAVVMGIAQTFFHDKANGSFLSVDHQKVGSELIAQEFTQEKFFWARPSAAGYNGSASTGSNYALINKDHQKAVAERKAQGLDFDLLTTSGSGLDPHITPRAAYLQVPRIAKSRGIDEDALNQMVKDAIEERQFGLLGEERVNVLLLNMKLENIIDER